Proteins encoded within one genomic window of Candidatus Brevundimonas colombiensis:
- a CDS encoding DUF465 domain-containing protein, producing MNDDLPDISEEEAALHARVKLLRQEHADLDASIDALGQAAVPDQLMIARLKRKKLAIKDEIVKIEDVILPDIIA from the coding sequence ATGAACGACGACCTGCCTGACATCAGCGAAGAAGAAGCGGCGCTGCACGCCCGCGTCAAACTGCTGCGTCAGGAGCATGCCGATCTGGACGCCTCCATCGACGCCCTGGGCCAGGCGGCCGTGCCGGATCAGCTGATGATCGCCCGGCTGAAGCGCAAGAAGCTGGCCATCAAGGACGAAATCGTGAAGATCGAGGACGTCATCCTGCCCGACATCATCGCCTGA
- a CDS encoding M23 family metallopeptidase codes for MRRLMTNAPMARCKTLLIHSGQTAAFAAVAVFAAAAAPNVAAAPDRTPTPVAVPVAPPIKAEAEKAGPVTRQIVFTAPVRGYAINSAFGLRKLAIEAQARAHKGVDIAAPQGTSVFTAAEGQVLRTGYDAGGYGNFIEVRHPNGMTTLYGHLSRIDVASGDQLTPAQRIGLVGSTGYSTGPHLHFEVRRDGAQVNPTKVMDRHFQIALKPTT; via the coding sequence ATGCGACGCCTGATGACCAATGCGCCGATGGCGCGTTGCAAGACCCTGTTGATCCACTCCGGCCAGACGGCCGCCTTCGCCGCCGTGGCCGTTTTCGCCGCCGCAGCCGCGCCCAATGTCGCCGCCGCGCCGGATCGCACGCCGACGCCCGTCGCCGTCCCCGTCGCCCCGCCGATCAAGGCCGAGGCGGAAAAGGCCGGCCCCGTGACGCGCCAGATCGTCTTCACCGCCCCGGTGCGCGGCTATGCGATCAACTCGGCCTTCGGCCTGAGGAAACTGGCCATCGAGGCCCAGGCCCGCGCCCACAAGGGCGTCGACATCGCCGCGCCCCAGGGGACCAGTGTCTTCACCGCCGCCGAGGGCCAGGTCTTGCGAACCGGCTACGACGCCGGGGGCTACGGCAACTTCATCGAGGTGCGCCACCCCAACGGCATGACCACCCTTTATGGCCACCTCAGCCGCATCGACGTGGCCAGCGGCGACCAGCTGACGCCCGCGCAGCGCATCGGCCTGGTCGGCTCCACCGGCTATTCCACCGGCCCGCACCTGCATTTCGAGGTCCGCCGCGACGGCGCCCAGGTCAATCCGACCAAGGTCATGGACCGCCATTTCCAGATCGCCCTCAAACCCACGACCTGA
- the ugpC gene encoding sn-glycerol-3-phosphate ABC transporter ATP-binding protein UgpC, with protein MANVRLVDVKKAFGAVQVLKGVDLEIADGEFVVFVGPSGCGKSTLLRTIAGLEEATTGQVSIGDRVVNDLSPSDRGIAMVFQSYALYPHMTAYENMAFGLKLAKTDKGEIDRRVRAAAEALSITDYLDRKPKAMSGGQRQRVAIGRAIVREPEVFLFDEPLSNLDAALRVRMRYEFARLHAELKTTMIYVTHDQVEAMTLADRIVVLNAGRIEQVGAPMALYDHPANLFVAGFIGSPKMNLLAGQIVEASAGSATVKTSAGETIRVAVDAACAKPGDAVTLGVRPEHLTTTGDGDALTAEVMFVETLGAATMAHLKHPASEDTLTVQLAGELRARAGERLTLHVPAKQTHLFDADGKAFRRL; from the coding sequence ATGGCGAACGTCCGTCTGGTCGACGTGAAGAAGGCGTTCGGCGCCGTTCAGGTGCTGAAGGGCGTCGATCTGGAAATCGCCGATGGCGAGTTCGTGGTTTTCGTCGGCCCCTCGGGCTGCGGCAAGTCCACCCTGCTGCGCACCATCGCCGGTCTGGAAGAGGCGACGACCGGCCAGGTCTCAATCGGCGACCGCGTGGTCAACGACCTGTCGCCGTCGGACCGGGGCATCGCCATGGTGTTCCAGTCCTATGCGCTTTACCCGCACATGACGGCCTATGAGAACATGGCCTTCGGCCTGAAACTGGCCAAGACGGACAAGGGCGAGATCGACCGCCGCGTCCGCGCCGCCGCCGAGGCGCTCAGCATCACCGACTATCTGGACCGCAAGCCCAAGGCCATGTCGGGCGGCCAGCGCCAGCGCGTCGCCATCGGCCGCGCCATCGTGCGCGAGCCCGAGGTCTTCCTGTTCGACGAGCCCCTGTCCAACCTGGACGCCGCCCTGCGGGTGCGGATGCGTTACGAGTTCGCGCGGCTGCACGCCGAGCTGAAGACCACCATGATCTACGTCACCCACGACCAGGTCGAGGCCATGACCCTGGCCGACCGGATCGTGGTGCTGAACGCGGGCCGGATCGAGCAGGTCGGCGCGCCGATGGCGCTGTACGATCATCCCGCCAATCTGTTCGTCGCCGGCTTCATCGGCAGCCCCAAGATGAACCTGCTGGCGGGCCAGATCGTCGAGGCGTCGGCTGGCAGTGCGACGGTGAAGACGTCCGCTGGCGAGACGATCCGCGTCGCCGTGGACGCCGCTTGCGCCAAGCCAGGCGATGCGGTCACGCTGGGCGTCCGCCCCGAACACCTGACCACGACCGGCGACGGCGACGCCCTGACCGCCGAGGTGATGTTCGTGGAAACCCTGGGCGCGGCGACCATGGCGCACCTGAAACATCCGGCGTCCGAAGACACCCTGACGGTTCAGTTGGCCGGCGAACTGCGCGCCAGGGCCGGCGAGCGGCTGACGCTGCATGTCCCCGCGAAACAAACGCATCTGTTCGATGCGGATGGGAAGGCGTTTCGTAGACTGTGA
- a CDS encoding discoidin domain-containing protein translates to MRLAASLFAIAVAISTPAFAQTTRVLDPMEDAAAWKADASTDVSSTVSSVAGHDGRAVRLTYDFNGKAGYAFAARDLQFDLPDNYEISFWVRGQGPTNTFEVKFTDASAENVWWKQTARYDFPDGWTRFVIKRRQVSKAWGPSPETELRRAERVEFVVVAAEGGRGFIDIDQLSIRELPADPAVPPQPIASDGRSPSTAARVVDRDIKTAWTPPVAGAPVLTLDLGYEREFGGLILRWGERGAASDYRVSSSLDGRDWRPLATVTGGNGGVDWLRTPEATARWLRLEPLKPRAASEVVGSSGAGQRLGAAQATTYALNEIEVEPLAFGADATVFLEAVTRENRRGLYPRGFSGEQSYWTLVGVDGGGESGLIGEDGAIELRRAGPSIEPFVVDNGRLITWADVNIEQGLKDGDLPIPSVTWRADDWTLTITAFADGPPDQAQLWGRYDLTNTSNRPRTLTLALAARPMQVNAPRQFLAIPGGVSPVERLAWDGAQLTLNDAVRIQPLATPDQVALATFDAGADPQSLILPSVQRPAGEAATTTDATGLAGGALTYQVTLHPGETRTVGWVSQLSGDALAPEPAGQAAAVLDTVETRLAAEWRGKLDRVELTLPPAAQRIEHALKSSLAHMLMSRQGPILQPGTRSYNRSWIRDGAMMAEGLNRLGMAEHSADYLRWYAPYVFENGKVPCCVDARGADPVPENDSHGEFVFLAAETYRYTRDEALLRQVWPQVQKAIAYMDGLRASTRTAAFEAPDQRHLYGLLPPTISHEGYSDKAAYSYWDDFWGLLGYKDAVFIAETLGDTAAAARYAAARDQFAADIRASITATAAYHGIDWIAGAADRGDFDATSTTIALSPAGEKDDLPPELLARTFDRYWENFQNRLTNRTAWKDYTPYEWRLVGAYVRLGQKDRALAVLDFLMADRRPEAWNGWAEVVGREKREPRFIGDMPHAWISSDYIRSALDLFAYERDRDHALVLAAGVPEAWLDTNEGVGVTSLRTAYGPLTYAYRKEQRGYVLTLGGGANPPGGFVLQWPAGQGRPERVRIDGRAAAWAGDELAIPAGARRVELR, encoded by the coding sequence ATGCGCCTTGCCGCCTCTCTGTTCGCCATCGCCGTGGCGATTTCGACCCCCGCCTTCGCCCAGACGACGCGGGTGCTGGACCCGATGGAGGACGCCGCCGCGTGGAAGGCCGACGCCTCCACCGATGTCTCCTCGACCGTGTCGTCGGTCGCGGGGCATGACGGGCGGGCTGTGCGTCTGACCTATGATTTCAACGGCAAGGCGGGTTACGCCTTCGCGGCGCGTGACCTGCAGTTCGACCTGCCCGACAACTACGAGATCAGCTTTTGGGTGCGTGGCCAGGGGCCGACGAACACCTTCGAGGTCAAGTTCACCGACGCCTCGGCCGAGAACGTCTGGTGGAAACAGACGGCCCGTTACGATTTCCCCGACGGCTGGACCCGCTTCGTCATCAAGCGCCGTCAGGTGTCCAAGGCCTGGGGCCCCAGCCCCGAGACCGAACTGCGCCGCGCCGAGCGGGTCGAGTTCGTCGTGGTGGCGGCCGAGGGCGGACGGGGCTTCATCGACATCGACCAGCTGTCGATCCGCGAACTGCCCGCCGACCCGGCCGTGCCGCCCCAGCCGATCGCCAGCGATGGTCGCTCGCCGTCCACCGCCGCGCGCGTCGTGGATCGGGACATCAAGACCGCCTGGACCCCGCCGGTCGCGGGCGCGCCGGTCCTGACGCTGGACCTGGGGTATGAGCGGGAGTTCGGCGGCCTGATCCTGCGCTGGGGCGAACGCGGCGCGGCGAGCGACTATCGCGTGTCGTCCTCGCTGGACGGGCGCGACTGGCGGCCGCTGGCGACCGTGACGGGCGGAAACGGCGGCGTCGACTGGTTGAGGACGCCCGAGGCGACGGCGCGCTGGCTGAGGCTTGAGCCGTTGAAGCCGCGGGCGGCGTCGGAGGTGGTCGGGTCGTCCGGCGCGGGCCAGAGGCTGGGCGCGGCCCAGGCGACGACCTATGCGCTCAACGAGATCGAGGTCGAACCCCTGGCCTTCGGCGCCGACGCCACGGTGTTTCTGGAGGCGGTGACCAGGGAGAACCGGCGTGGCCTCTATCCGCGCGGCTTCTCAGGCGAGCAATCCTATTGGACCCTGGTCGGGGTGGACGGGGGCGGAGAGAGCGGCCTGATCGGCGAGGACGGCGCCATCGAACTGCGCCGCGCCGGGCCCAGCATCGAACCCTTCGTGGTCGACAACGGGCGGCTGATCACCTGGGCCGACGTCAATATCGAACAGGGGTTGAAGGACGGCGACCTGCCGATCCCGTCGGTGACGTGGCGCGCCGATGACTGGACGCTGACGATCACCGCCTTCGCCGACGGTCCGCCCGATCAGGCGCAGTTGTGGGGGCGTTATGACCTGACCAACACGTCCAACCGGCCGCGCACCCTGACCCTGGCCCTGGCCGCGCGGCCGATGCAGGTGAATGCGCCGCGTCAGTTCCTGGCCATTCCCGGCGGGGTCAGCCCGGTCGAGCGCCTCGCCTGGGACGGCGCCCAACTGACGCTGAACGACGCGGTTCGCATCCAGCCGCTGGCGACGCCCGACCAGGTGGCGCTGGCGACCTTCGATGCGGGCGCCGATCCGCAGTCCCTGATCCTGCCGTCGGTTCAGCGACCGGCGGGCGAGGCGGCGACGACCACGGACGCCACAGGTCTGGCCGGCGGCGCCCTGACCTATCAGGTGACGCTCCATCCCGGTGAGACGCGCACGGTCGGCTGGGTCTCGCAACTGTCCGGCGACGCCCTGGCGCCCGAGCCGGCGGGGCAGGCGGCGGCGGTGCTGGACACGGTCGAAACGCGGCTGGCGGCCGAATGGCGGGGCAAGCTGGACCGGGTCGAACTGACCCTGCCGCCCGCCGCCCAGCGGATCGAGCACGCGCTGAAATCCTCCTTGGCCCATATGCTGATGTCGCGTCAGGGACCGATCCTGCAGCCCGGCACCCGCAGCTACAACCGCTCCTGGATTCGCGATGGGGCCATGATGGCCGAGGGGCTGAACCGGCTGGGCATGGCCGAGCATTCGGCCGATTATCTGCGCTGGTACGCCCCCTATGTGTTCGAGAACGGCAAGGTTCCGTGTTGCGTCGATGCGCGCGGCGCCGATCCGGTGCCCGAGAACGACAGCCATGGGGAGTTCGTCTTCCTGGCCGCCGAGACCTATCGCTACACCCGAGACGAGGCTCTGCTGCGCCAGGTCTGGCCCCAGGTTCAGAAGGCCATCGCCTATATGGACGGCCTGCGCGCCTCGACCCGGACGGCGGCGTTCGAGGCGCCGGACCAGCGGCATCTGTACGGTCTGCTGCCGCCGACGATCAGCCACGAGGGCTATTCGGACAAGGCGGCCTATTCCTATTGGGACGATTTCTGGGGGCTGCTGGGCTACAAGGACGCGGTCTTCATCGCCGAGACGCTGGGCGATACGGCGGCCGCCGCCCGCTATGCGGCGGCGCGCGATCAGTTCGCCGCCGACATCCGGGCCTCGATCACGGCGACGGCCGCCTATCACGGCATCGACTGGATCGCCGGGGCGGCGGATCGGGGCGATTTCGACGCCACCTCGACGACCATCGCCCTGTCGCCGGCGGGCGAAAAGGATGATCTTCCGCCCGAACTTCTGGCGCGAACCTTTGACCGTTATTGGGAAAACTTTCAGAACCGGCTGACCAACCGCACGGCGTGGAAGGACTATACTCCTTATGAATGGCGGCTGGTCGGGGCCTACGTTCGGTTGGGGCAAAAGGACCGTGCGCTGGCGGTGCTGGACTTCCTGATGGCCGACCGGCGGCCCGAGGCCTGGAACGGCTGGGCCGAGGTCGTGGGGCGCGAGAAGCGCGAGCCGCGCTTCATCGGCGACATGCCGCACGCCTGGATCAGCTCGGACTATATCCGGTCAGCCCTGGACCTGTTCGCCTATGAGCGGGACCGCGATCACGCCCTGGTGCTGGCGGCGGGCGTGCCGGAGGCCTGGCTGGACACCAACGAAGGGGTCGGGGTGACGTCCCTTCGCACCGCCTACGGGCCGTTGACCTACGCCTATCGCAAGGAGCAGCGGGGATATGTGCTGACCCTGGGCGGCGGTGCGAATCCGCCCGGCGGCTTCGTGCTGCAATGGCCGGCGGGGCAGGGGCGACCGGAGCGAGTGCGGATCGACGGTCGCGCGGCGGCGTGGGCGGGCGACGAGTTGGCCATTCCGGCAGGTGCGCGACGGGTGGAACTGCGCTGA
- a CDS encoding carbohydrate ABC transporter permease: MNIRAILLNLAVALIALIVLFPLVWMVSVSFMATGEAAVFPPPLLPSHWTLEHYRDLFLNQGMGRYLWNSFALATLATILALGFTVPAGYAFAKLKFKGRERLFQFLVAALVVPAQIGTLPLFLMLKGMGLVNTYAGALVPWLASIFGLFLVRQYALSIPDEMLEAARIDGASEGQIFRRVVLPTLQPIIVTLGLFVFLGSWNDFLWPLIILTDQSNYTLPVALAALSREHVQDIELMMAGAVVTVAPVLILFLALQRYYIRGMLAGSVKG, from the coding sequence GTGAACATTCGCGCGATCCTGCTGAACCTGGCCGTCGCCCTCATCGCCCTGATCGTGCTGTTCCCGCTGGTCTGGATGGTGTCGGTCAGCTTCATGGCGACCGGCGAGGCGGCTGTGTTTCCGCCGCCGCTGCTGCCGTCGCATTGGACGCTGGAGCATTATCGCGACCTGTTCCTGAACCAGGGGATGGGGCGGTATCTGTGGAACAGTTTCGCCCTGGCGACCCTGGCCACCATCCTCGCGCTGGGGTTCACCGTCCCGGCCGGCTACGCCTTCGCCAAGCTGAAGTTCAAGGGGCGCGAGCGGCTGTTCCAGTTCCTGGTCGCCGCCCTGGTGGTCCCGGCCCAGATCGGCACCCTGCCGCTGTTTCTGATGCTGAAGGGGATGGGGCTGGTGAACACCTATGCCGGGGCGCTTGTGCCGTGGCTGGCCTCGATCTTCGGCCTGTTCCTGGTGCGCCAATATGCGCTGAGCATTCCCGACGAGATGCTGGAGGCCGCCCGGATCGACGGCGCCAGCGAGGGCCAGATCTTCCGCCGCGTGGTCCTGCCGACGCTGCAGCCGATCATCGTCACCCTGGGCCTGTTCGTCTTCCTGGGCAGCTGGAACGACTTCCTGTGGCCGCTGATCATCCTGACGGACCAGTCGAACTATACCCTGCCCGTCGCGCTCGCGGCCCTGTCGCGCGAGCATGTGCAGGACATCGAACTGATGATGGCCGGGGCGGTGGTCACGGTCGCGCCCGTGCTGATCCTCTTCCTGGCTCTGCAACGCTACTACATCCGCGGCATGCTCGCGGGCAGCGTGAAGGGCTGA
- a CDS encoding sugar ABC transporter permease, whose product MTVADPTLAKAGTRDRPPRGRGARERAAWAFVAPAMLAIGLFFAIPVIAALLLSLTDFDIYALANLDNLRFVGLQNYERLLTNPLFWGAMKNTLTFAVLGVPLSIAASLAAAVILNARVVKWRPIWRVMFFAPYVTTLVATAVVWRYLLHTRYGVINWGLTSLGLPAVDWLGDPSTSIPAILMFVVWKIFGYNMLIFLAVLQTVPDDLYEAARIDGAGPWKQFRHVTLPAIAPTMLLVSIISVASFFQLFAEPYVMTQGGPAQSTVTVLYFMYEEGFKWWNLGSASAVAFVLFLCILAITLVQLAVAKRVGAYQ is encoded by the coding sequence ATGACCGTCGCCGATCCGACATTGGCCAAGGCGGGGACAAGAGATCGCCCGCCGCGGGGACGCGGCGCGCGCGAGCGGGCGGCCTGGGCCTTCGTCGCCCCGGCCATGCTGGCCATCGGTCTGTTCTTCGCCATTCCGGTGATCGCGGCCTTGCTGCTCAGCCTGACCGACTTCGACATCTACGCCCTGGCGAACCTGGACAATCTGCGTTTCGTCGGCCTGCAGAACTATGAGCGGCTGCTGACCAATCCGCTGTTCTGGGGGGCGATGAAGAACACACTGACCTTTGCGGTGCTGGGCGTGCCCCTGTCCATCGCGGCGTCCCTTGCGGCGGCGGTGATCCTGAACGCGCGGGTGGTGAAATGGCGGCCGATCTGGCGGGTCATGTTCTTCGCCCCCTATGTCACCACCCTGGTCGCGACGGCGGTGGTGTGGCGCTATCTGCTGCACACGCGATATGGCGTCATCAACTGGGGTCTGACGAGCCTGGGCCTGCCCGCCGTGGACTGGCTGGGCGATCCCTCGACCTCCATTCCCGCCATCCTGATGTTCGTGGTCTGGAAGATCTTCGGCTACAATATGCTGATCTTCCTGGCGGTGCTTCAGACCGTGCCGGACGACCTGTACGAGGCCGCGCGGATCGACGGCGCCGGGCCGTGGAAGCAGTTCCGCCATGTGACCCTGCCGGCCATCGCGCCGACCATGCTGCTGGTCTCGATCATCTCGGTCGCCAGCTTCTTCCAGCTGTTCGCCGAACCCTATGTGATGACGCAGGGCGGGCCGGCCCAGAGCACGGTGACGGTGCTGTATTTCATGTATGAGGAAGGCTTCAAATGGTGGAACCTGGGCTCCGCCAGCGCGGTCGCGTTCGTGCTGTTCCTGTGCATCCTGGCCATCACCCTGGTCCAGTTGGCGGTGGCCAAGCGGGTGGGGGCGTATCAGTGA
- a CDS encoding sugar ABC transporter substrate-binding protein yields MSPGPHRRGALALMAGGAAAACTPRRSGETVLRFWAMGNEGGTVGQLMPEFERRNPGVRVSVQPLPWTAAHEKLLTAYAGASLPDVSQIGNTWVAELTAIGALSPTPPQAANLLADQFPAVLETNQIAGRAMTTPWYVDTRLLFYRKDLLARAGFDAPPQDWAEWKRAMHAIKRVAGGDNYAILLPLNEFEQLLTFGLQIDEPLLRDRDTRGAFSSPGFVAALAFYRSLFAEQLAPLASSTQISNVWTEFAKGYFSFYFSGPWSVGDFRSKLPASFQPNWATAGVPGPNGLGASAPGGSSLAVFKSSPHQDAAWALVRYLSEPAVQARFNAIVGDLPARQSAWDIAGVERDPMLAPFRGQLSRAKAVPKVPEWERIVTEMQIVAERMVRGEYTPETAAAEIDRRADRLLEKRRWMMEQGRVV; encoded by the coding sequence ATGAGTCCAGGCCCGCACAGAAGGGGGGCGCTGGCCCTGATGGCGGGAGGGGCGGCTGCGGCCTGCACCCCGCGCCGCTCGGGCGAGACCGTTCTGCGCTTCTGGGCTATGGGCAATGAGGGCGGGACGGTCGGGCAGTTGATGCCCGAGTTCGAGCGGCGCAATCCGGGCGTCCGCGTCTCGGTGCAGCCTCTGCCGTGGACGGCGGCGCACGAGAAGCTGTTGACCGCCTATGCCGGGGCGTCGCTGCCGGATGTCAGCCAGATCGGCAATACCTGGGTGGCGGAGCTGACGGCCATCGGCGCCCTGTCGCCGACCCCGCCCCAGGCGGCGAACCTGCTGGCGGATCAGTTTCCGGCGGTGCTGGAGACGAACCAGATCGCCGGACGGGCCATGACCACGCCCTGGTATGTCGACACGCGGCTGCTGTTCTATCGCAAGGACCTGCTGGCCCGCGCCGGGTTCGATGCGCCGCCGCAGGACTGGGCCGAATGGAAGCGGGCCATGCATGCGATCAAGCGGGTCGCGGGCGGCGACAACTACGCCATCCTGCTGCCGCTGAATGAGTTCGAGCAGCTGCTGACCTTCGGGCTTCAGATCGACGAACCGCTGCTGCGTGACCGGGACACGCGCGGCGCCTTCTCCAGCCCCGGTTTCGTCGCGGCCCTGGCCTTTTATCGCAGCCTGTTCGCCGAACAGTTGGCGCCCCTGGCCTCGTCGACGCAGATTTCCAACGTCTGGACCGAGTTCGCCAAGGGCTATTTCAGCTTCTACTTCTCTGGCCCGTGGAGCGTGGGGGATTTCCGCAGCAAGCTGCCGGCGTCGTTCCAGCCGAACTGGGCCACCGCAGGCGTGCCGGGGCCGAACGGCCTGGGGGCCTCGGCGCCGGGCGGGTCGAGTCTTGCGGTATTCAAATCCTCCCCGCATCAGGACGCGGCCTGGGCCCTGGTCCGCTATCTGTCCGAACCGGCGGTGCAGGCCCGGTTCAACGCCATCGTCGGCGATCTGCCCGCACGCCAGAGCGCCTGGGACATCGCGGGGGTCGAACGCGATCCGATGCTGGCGCCGTTCAGAGGCCAGCTGTCGCGCGCCAAGGCGGTGCCCAAGGTGCCGGAATGGGAGCGGATCGTGACGGAGATGCAGATCGTCGCCGAACGGATGGTGCGCGGCGAATATACGCCTGAGACCGCCGCCGCCGAGATCGACCGCCGCGCCGACCGGCTGCTGGAGAAACGCCGTTGGATGATGGAACAGGGCAGGGTGGTATGA
- a CDS encoding glucoamylase family protein translates to MNRRNFLMRTTTGAAVLAAGFPVMAAAQQAGGAAVATGAINGTQRRPLRLDQEIEELQERTFRWFEKVTDRRTGLTPDRWPTPSFCSVAAVGFALTCWPVGVARGWMSRAEARERTLTTLRFFHDLPQGPEATGTAGHKGFFYHFLDMETGLRFAQNELSTVDTALLIGGMLFAARYFDGRHADEAEIRQKAQAIYERIEWPWAVIRDNRITMGWHPESGFIPSDWHVYNEGMLVLLLAIGSPTHPVSVNVWHEWAASYDESWTDRWGSWRLNFAPIFGHQYSHMFIDFRGIQDAWMRGQSAQLGEYLDYFENSRRAVYAQQKYAHDNVAGWAGYSSEVWGLTACDGPGDFKQVIDGREREFFSYSARGPGERDDGTIAPTAAASSIAFAPEIVVPCVKAMKQKYGAGVYTEWGFLDSFNPTLTVRDGPLQHGKIVDGVGWVDGDYLGIDQGPIVIMTENHRSEFVWRHMRGEPNIRRALDIAGFTGGWMNG, encoded by the coding sequence ATGAATCGTCGAAACTTCCTGATGCGGACCACGACGGGCGCGGCGGTTCTGGCCGCCGGTTTTCCGGTGATGGCGGCGGCGCAGCAGGCGGGCGGAGCGGCGGTGGCGACAGGCGCAATCAATGGGACGCAGCGGCGGCCCTTGCGGCTGGATCAGGAGATCGAGGAGCTTCAGGAGCGGACCTTCCGCTGGTTCGAGAAGGTGACGGATCGCAGGACGGGGCTGACGCCGGATCGCTGGCCCACGCCGTCCTTCTGTTCGGTGGCGGCTGTGGGGTTCGCCCTGACCTGCTGGCCGGTGGGCGTCGCGCGCGGCTGGATGAGCCGGGCCGAGGCGCGCGAGCGGACGCTCACCACGCTGCGGTTCTTCCATGATCTGCCGCAGGGCCCGGAGGCGACCGGCACGGCGGGCCACAAGGGCTTCTTCTATCATTTCCTGGACATGGAGACCGGGCTGCGGTTCGCGCAGAACGAGCTGTCCACGGTCGATACGGCCCTGCTGATCGGCGGCATGTTGTTCGCCGCCCGCTATTTCGACGGCCGTCATGCCGACGAGGCGGAAATCCGGCAGAAGGCCCAGGCTATCTACGAGCGGATCGAATGGCCGTGGGCCGTGATCCGCGACAACCGCATCACCATGGGCTGGCATCCCGAGAGCGGCTTTATCCCCTCGGACTGGCACGTCTATAACGAGGGGATGCTGGTGCTGCTGCTGGCCATCGGCAGTCCGACCCATCCGGTGTCGGTCAATGTCTGGCACGAATGGGCGGCCAGCTATGACGAGAGCTGGACCGACCGCTGGGGCAGTTGGCGGCTGAACTTCGCGCCCATCTTCGGGCACCAGTATAGCCATATGTTCATCGATTTCCGCGGCATTCAGGACGCCTGGATGCGGGGTCAGTCGGCCCAACTGGGCGAATACCTCGACTATTTCGAGAACAGCCGCCGCGCCGTCTACGCCCAGCAGAAATACGCCCACGACAATGTTGCGGGATGGGCCGGCTATTCGTCCGAGGTCTGGGGCCTGACGGCCTGCGACGGGCCGGGGGACTTCAAACAGGTGATCGACGGCAGGGAGCGCGAGTTCTTCAGCTATTCCGCGCGCGGGCCCGGCGAGCGTGACGACGGCACCATCGCGCCCACGGCGGCGGCCAGCTCCATCGCCTTCGCGCCCGAGATCGTCGTGCCCTGCGTCAAGGCGATGAAGCAGAAATACGGCGCGGGCGTCTATACCGAGTGGGGTTTCCTGGACAGCTTCAACCCGACCCTGACGGTGCGCGACGGGCCGTTGCAGCACGGCAAGATCGTGGACGGCGTCGGCTGGGTGGACGGCGACTATCTGGGCATCGACCAGGGGCCGATCGTCATCATGACCGAAAACCACAGGTCCGAGTTCGTCTGGCGCCATATGCGCGGCGAGCCCAATATCCGCCGCGCGCTCGACATCGCGGGCTTCACCGGCGGCTGGATGAACGGATGA